The Benincasa hispida cultivar B227 chromosome 9, ASM972705v1, whole genome shotgun sequence genome has a segment encoding these proteins:
- the LOC120085256 gene encoding sm-like protein LSM1B has product MSWASAEDIYLSTSLANYLDKKVLVLLRDGRKLLGILRSFDQFANAVLEGSCERVIVGDLYSDIPLGLYVIRGENVVLLGELDLEKEELPPHMTHVSAVEIKRAQKAEREATDLKGTIRKRLEFLDLD; this is encoded by the exons ATGTCTTGGGCAAGCGCGGAAGATATCTACCTTTCAACTTCTCTTGCCAATTACCTTGACA AGAAGGTTCTTGTACTACTTCGAGATGGTCGGAAGCTATTAGGGATACTCCGTTCATTTGATCAATTTG CTAATGCTGTTCTTGAAGGATCCTGCGAAAGGGTGATCGTTGGTGATCTTTACAGTGATATTCCTTTAGGTCTCTATGTAATTCGAGGGGAAAACGTTGTTTTACTTGGCGAGCTG GATTTGGAGAAGGAGGAGCTCCCTCCACACATGACTCATGTTTCTGCTGTGGAGATTAAAAGG GCTCAAAAAGCAGAGAGAGAAGCTACAGATCTTAAAGGTACAATTAGGAAAAGACTGGAATTCCTTGATCTGGATTAA
- the LOC120086805 gene encoding protein DEEPER ROOTING 1 yields MKFLSWMQTKLNGKQEKKIPDTLSTSQHKKQESREEFSDWPHGLLAIGTFGNNEIKDDSERQDIEEENPSSSEEIVDFSPEEVGKLQKELTKLLSRKPNAEKQVADLPLDRFLNCPSSLEVDRRISNPLCSDSDDKDEDIERTISLIIGKCKDICADSKKKAIGKKSISFLLKKLFVCRTGFTPMPPPSLRETLQESRMEKLLRTILQKKISPQNASRSSSLKRYIEEKQSAKNRNDGEEDQKKNAKDGSKWVKTDSEYIVLEI; encoded by the exons ATGAAG TTCCTCAGCTGGATGCAGACTAAACTAAATGGCAAACAGGAGAAGAAAATCCCAGATACACTCTCTACTTCTC AGCATAAAAAACAAGAGTCTCGTGAGGAGTTTAGTGATTGGCCTCATGGGTTGCTTGCAATTGGAACTTTTGGCAACAATGAGATTAAAGATGATTCTGAGAGACAAGACATAGAGGAGGAGAATCCATCTTCTTCAGAAGAGATAGTTGATTTCTCTCCTGAAGAAGTTGGTAAACTACAGAAAGAGTTGACAAAACTTTTATCTCGAAAACCGAATGCCGAAAAGCAGGTTGCAGATCTTCCATTGGATAGATTTCTCAACTGTCCCTCAAGCTTGGAGGTTGACAGGAGAATTAGCAATCCACTTTGCAGTGATTCAGATGATAAAGACGAAGATATTGAAAGAACCATTAGTCTTATCATTGGTAAATGTAAAGACATTTGCGCCGATAGTAAAAAGAAAGCGATCGGGAAGAAATCGATCTCCTTTCTCCTTAAAAAGTTGTTTGTTTGTAGAACTGGCTTCACTCCTATGCCACCACCAAGTTTAAGAGAAACTCTACAAGAGTCCAGAATGGAAAAg CTTTTAAGAACaattctccaaaagaaaatctCCCCACAAAACGCCTCTCGATCTTCATCATTGAAGAGGTACATAGAGGAAAAACAATCAGCAAAAAACAGAAATGATGGAGAAGAAGACCAGAAAAAAAATGCTAAAGATGGATCCAAATGGGTCAAGACTGATTCTGAAT ATATTGTTCTTGAGATATAG